In the genome of Hevea brasiliensis isolate MT/VB/25A 57/8 chromosome 14, ASM3005281v1, whole genome shotgun sequence, the window TAACCTCTAGTTTGATTTTGATCTTGAATTAAACCAGGCTAGTTCTCACCTGATTTAAAATTCGAACAGTAGCAGGATCTATATGTACCAAAGCGCAAACGATTACTAGAAATTGGTCAGTTCAGTTCTAGACCAAAACCGGTTGGTTCGATTCTGAACCAAAACcatattttttaattgaaaaaattttcaactattaaatttcatcaaatcaaaattaaattgaacCCAACCGAAACTGCAATGAATTTTGCAACTAAAACTCAAACTAAAGATCTCACAGATTTGAAGACAACTCCAGTACCACTGAGCTTAATCCTATGTATATTTTTCATTACATTAAAATCTGCTTTCAATTCAAATGTGTTCCTATCAATATGGCCCCCAGAGAGCTCAAAGCTAGCACAAGCACCCCTTAAGAAGTAACTGGTTACATCCTGCATGCACCTTATAAGAAACAGAAGCTTATATAAATGAAGACATTTAGGAAAACTAAATAAATCACACTACTCAAAAATTAAGAAAGCCTCTCTCTTTCAAGCTTTCAATGATGTTTTTAGCAGTAACCTCCAAAGGAGTGAAGTCCACACCCAAGTCTTTTGCCTTCTCTTTAGATACCTCATATTTTGGCACAAAAGGCTTGTCATCTACACATCTGCTTGCAAAAGAAAACCATAACAGTAACAGATTTTTGTTTAAAATTGTGTGATTTAAACTGAGAAATTGCAAAACAAATTATAAGATCTTTCTTTTCAGGAAGTGGTAGTGTTGGGTACTGTTTGCACAGAATCTTAAAGAACTCAGACAAGTGTGCTACTTGTCCAATTAAACAGTATCTGCCACTAGTTGAAGATCTTTCAAAAGCTAAAATATGTGCATTTGCAACATCTCTAACATCAACAGATCTTAAAGTCTCATTTGGAAATGTTTGACTTGCACGTAAAAAGACAATTGCTTCCATCAAACAGATTCATGAAGGATTGCAGTAGTTGCATATGCAACATCCACAACTGAGAAGAGTACCAATTATGTAGTTCAAAATAATCTTCATAGTGAGATTCAGAGTTGGCTGGAAGACAGGACCGATCACAAACCCTGGATGTATTGTAACCAAGTCAATTCCATTTTCATTTGCAAATTTCCAAGCAGCATCCTCTGCTAAGGTTTTTGATAGCATATACCAATGCTGGAAAGCACGGAAAAAGGTTAGTATTCTAACTTCTCAGTGAGTGTTTTTGACAATGATCTGAATAATATCAGATTCAACACAAGCAACCAATTCAtacatgttagaagaaagaatacaagtaatgaaggaaaggattgtgtatttatctgtgtcttatttacagagatattacatctatttatacatgagaatataagctaatttagataaaaataataattgttgtaattatgctacacatatctcctataatcatgctaattgctgtaattatactAACACCCCcccctcccctcaaactcaaggtggtagcacaggtgccaacttgagtttgcttaagagatcctgaaagcgagtGGGAGGATgcattttggtgaatatatcagcagtttggctgacagaggagacagaaatcaaacatatggtgccatgagcaacatgatgatatacaaaatgacaatcaatttcgatgtgtttggtacgctcatgaaatacatcattatgagaaatctgtatgacACTTttattatcgcaatgaagcaatgtagcagaagaatgagtgacactcaaatcagttaataaccaccgtaatcaaagtaattcagatgtagcatcaacaagagcacgatattcagattctgtgctagaacgtgcaacaacagtttACTTTTTGCtatgccaagagataagagaattacccaagaagaaataataaccagttgtagagcgaCGATATGTCAGATCACTagcccaatcagcatcagagtagccagataatactagggaggaggtagcagaaaagtgcaaaccatgaaaaagagtgcctttgatataatgaaggattcgaagtactacaaagaaatgagttgagcgaggagcaaacataaactggctgaccagatgaacaacatatgaaatatcaggtcgagtaactgtgagataaataAGACTCCCGAaaagctgtcgatataaagtaggatcatcaagaggagtgccattaagaggtgtaagtttgcaattgagcccCAACGGGGTTGATACTActttgctatcagtgatgcctgttcgagaaagtaagtcggatgcatatttggcttgagatagataatagccatcagaattttgagaaacttcaagacccaaaaaatagctgagagaacccaggtctttcatttcaaaatgttgattgagataatgttgtaactctgaaatactagatgaatcatctcctgttattatcatatcatcaatataaagcaacagaagaacaataccactgtcagttcgacgagtgaataatgcagaatcatgtggactagagagaaaaccaagttgagcaagagtggaactaaatttggcaaaccaggccctgggagcttgttttaatccatataaggctcgctgaagtttgcaaaccttatgaggagaatgataaccaagaggaggatgcatataaacctcttctgttaaatcaccatgaagaaaagcatttttgacatccatctggaaaagtttccatttacaaactccagcaatagctaagagactgcgaatagatgttaatcgggccactggagcaaaagtttcttcatagtcgataccatactttTGAGTGTACCCTTTAGCTATTAAGCGAGttttgtagcgttcaatagttccatcagaacgggtcttgattttgtaaatccatttgcaaccaataggggtcttgtttggtggaagatcaactaaatcccaagtatgagttttctctaaagcttgaagttcgtcagtcatagcttgctgccaaagagggtcagtacttgcctcacgataagaacgaggctcatgaagggttgcaatagtagagtaacagtgaaaatcagaaagataatgaggagtttctcttacacgagTAGAACaatgaagagtagtgctaggaggagatgcaggcgcaggtactggatcaacaactggtgcagattcaacaggggcaggtgtagttgggctaatattgagcacatcacaatcacctggatcaggacttggaaacagctctttggaggagtcagtgaaaaatagagagtcagtattgacagagtgatgaaatttggaaagagaagagaatatagtattgtcccaaaaggtaacatgacgagagatgcgtaacttacTAGAAACAGGATCCTAAtaacgataccctttgtgttcaatgccataaccaagaaaacaacatagacgagcacagggttctaatttggtatgttcatgaggttgtaaaagaacaaaagaaacacatccaaaaggtttaaggatggaatagtcaggaggttgtccaaacaatttttcaaaaggagataaattatgaagaaccaaggtaggaagacgattaataatataaacagcataaagagctgcttctccccaaaatttttttggacatgaggcagaaagaagaagagtacgtacagaattaagaatatggcgatgcttgcgcTCGGCTCGCCCATtgtgttgagaggtgtgaggacaagaacgttgaacaacggtgccttgttgactaagaaactgaagtaaagaaaaatcctgatattccatggcattgtctgttcagagaattttaatgtcacaagagaactgagttttaatcatttttgtaaatgtgatgtaaatttgtgataactcagatcgatgtttcaaaaaatatatccaagtaaaccgagaataatcatcaataaatatcacaaaataacgaaaaccatttattaaagaaataggagaaggaccccaaatgttagaatgaattaaaccaaaaggagtgtctgaagtagtattattatgagaaaaagataatgcaggttgttttgaaagctgacaatttaaacaattaaatgactcaaatttagtagatcctaataatccacgagaaattaaaggttgaattttactggcagaagcatgaccaagacgaagatgcaattggtgaatggaggaattagggattgtagctgtagacacaaatctctgaggaagatgtaaagatgcaagctcaaataatcaACCCACTCTACGACCCTTCCCAAGAATCtgtcccgtttgtggatcctgtacctggacaccatggggagaaaaaataacatttagtcctttttcataCAACTGACCAACaaaaataagattgagtgccaaattagggatataataggtgtcagggagatgaagatttaaggtagacacatgaccagtatgtgtgatgtttattttagtaccatttgcagtatggattggtggtaaggaagatacaggttttgcagaagataagaatttaagattagtggtcatatgattacaacatgcagagtcaaaaagccaataagaattacccggagtggcagacatggtagcgggagaattagaagagataaactgtttgaatagtgcctcaagatcactgatggtgatggcagtagagccctcagtagcagcaacagtagtgacagaggaagatccaggctttgagacattcttgaatttagaatgccctccttttggtcttggaggacgtgtgggacaatgttcaagaatatgaccgtaaccatgacaatatctgcattctatagtaggacaatatgcaaaagcatgaccaatttgattacaattcttacagagttgattgccagatttctgatgtgaggatcgagtagttgcaagagcagtttcaaattgaggagttttatccaaactgagacgagtctcttaaaaaataatctcttgaatagcagtatccaatgatgggagtggatttcgatgtagcagggacgctcgaacggcctcatattctgatcgaagagccattagaacttgaatgagatgaagatgatcttcactgattttggcctgagatatttgattccaaatgggttggacctgggcaagaaaatcattcacagattgacctgcttcttgtttcagattatgaagagtagtccacaactgataatagtgggcaagtccagtggtctgatatcgattagccaaaaaatccTAGATTTCTTTggcagagtcataattagcaaattggatgtggatggacgagacagaggtattACGAAACTAGGTGATGATCtaatgatttttactatcccaatcctcaagacggtcagcaaattttgcatcagtttcatcgttctctcttgtcggcgtagtgatatctccgATAACAACACGCTaaagcttgcgacctatcaaaaaacttttcattctttgaactcaaagattatagttggaaccagtcagaaTTGTTGCAATAAGtcttgaaatatcagatttctccattgataacaagatgagaagaaaaaaaatggtataataacagGAATGAAAGAATGAAACAGAAcatgttgtagagagagaagagagaccccagaaaccagaaataaaagctttacggctctgataccatgttagaagaaagaatataagtaatgaaggaaatgattgtgtatttatctgtgtcttatttacagagatattacatctatttatacatgagaatatgagctaatttagacaagaataataattgctgtaattatgctacacaaatctcctataatcatgctaattgctgtaattatgctacacaaaatctcctataatcatactaattgctgtaattatgctaacaatacATAGAGTTTTAAATCACAAGGTTAGTGTTTTTAACTTTTGATGCTTGCACTTGCTGATGAAGGTAAACCAGAACAGGCCACATCCTCTCATATCGGAAGAAATTATATGCTATCACTATGATAGCATAtaattgctcttcatattgctAGTACAAACCATTTTCATTTATGGTGGAAAACTTAACCATGAAATTTGAGAACTTTTCAAAATTAGGAAGGGAAGCGGAGAACTTtgtaaaagaaataataatataCCTTATTTTCGTTGGAGAAAGTAGGATCAGAAAACCAAGTctcatcaactaccacatcagggGTAAGAGGTTTTCCA includes:
- the LOC131172655 gene encoding cinnamoyl-CoA reductase CAD2-like, whose product is MEAIVFLRASQTFPNETLRSVDVRDVANAHILAFERSSTSGRYCLIGQVAHLSEFFKILCKQYPTLPLPEKCVDDKPFVPKYEVSKEKAKDLGVDFTPLEVTAKNIIESLKERGFLNF